One Lycium barbarum isolate Lr01 chromosome 5, ASM1917538v2, whole genome shotgun sequence genomic window carries:
- the LOC132640719 gene encoding tRNA (guanine(37)-N1)-methyltransferase 2-like isoform X3 has protein sequence MVELDESKFDMHLKLWALRIPRRHCKSAMRILNGHLFDRPRIKPITEDPTNENTRYMICSEKVKTPDLSDIPAQKLAELKGLCQFEVAPYSLTLGYSYWSADHILKQILPPGLEVPSSFETIGHIAHLNITDELLPYKDVIAKVIYDKNYPRIQTVVNKVGAITNEFRVPKFEILAGKDDMVTEVKQFGATFKLDYSLVYWNSRLEHEHLRLVSKFQSGETVFDMFAGIGPFAIPAAQNGCAVYANDLNPDSIRYLKINAEINKVDHLIFPYNMDARKFISQLIAVPCNGINAEVEIDCSEKFSGQAHREKLSEDYEVKEVPDRTSCNIAGLGDSSVMEDMSVTSVKRRAESSQGGAVNDSVCVAGRKKRGPNKRVKGSESLNTKPSEHVDHVIMNLPASALEFLDAFRGLVRRRYWKGFLPWIHCYCFMRANETEDYIISVAESALGARIQNPVFYRVRDVAPNKAMFCLSFRLPEETCIDNKGMWQ, from the exons GCATTTATTTGACAGGCCACGCATAAAGCCTATCACTGAGGATCCAACAAATGAAAACACCCGTTACATGATTTGCTCAGAAAAAGTAAAAACCCCAG ATTTGTCTGATATTCCTGCTCAAAAGCTTGCTGAACTGAAAGGCCTGTGTCAGTTTGAAGTTGCTCCCTATTCACTGACACTTGGCTATTCTTATTGGAGTGCAG ACCATATATTAAAGCAGATTCTGCCCCCTGGCCTTGAAGTACCATCATCATTTGAGACAAT AGGTCACATTGCTCATTTGAATATAACTGATGAGCTTCTTCCTTACAAGGATGTGATTGCCAAAGTTATTTATGAT AAAAACTACCCCAGGATCCAGACAGTCGTAAATAAAGTTGGAGCCATTACCAATGAGTTTCGTGTGCCAAAATTTGAGATACTGGCTGGGAAAGATGATATGGTCACAGAAGTGAAGCAATTCGGAGCAACATTCAAGCTTGATTATAGCTTGGTGTATTGGAATTCTAGATTGGAACATGAGCATTTAAGGCTGGTCTCAAAGTTCCAGTCAGGGGAGACCGTATTTGATATGTTTGCTGGCATTGGTCCTTTTGCTATTCCCGCAGCACAGAATGGATGTGCGGTGTATGCAAATGATTTGAACCCAGATAGCATTCGTTATCTCAAAATTAATGCTGAAATCAACAAGGTTGATCATCTAATTTTCCCATACAATATGGATGCAAGGAAATTTATTTCTCAACTCATTGCTGTACCCTGCAATGGAATCAATGCAGAAGTTGAGATTGATTGCTCTGAGAAATTCAGTGGCCAAGCACATAGGGAGAAACTATCTGAAGACT ATGAGGTCAAAGAAGTACCTGACAGAACGTCATGCAACATTGCAGGACTCGGGGACTCATCTGTGATGGAAGATATGAGTGTGACTTCTGTGAAAAGACGTGCGGAGAGTTCTCAAGGTGGGGCTG TCAATGATAGTGTTTGTGTTGCTGGTAGGAAAAAAAGAGGTCCAAATAAGAGAGTGAAGGGTTCAGAGTCATTGAACACAAAGCCCTCAGAGCATGTGGACCATGTGATCATGAACCTACCAGCTTCTGCTCTGGAGTTTCTTG ATGCCTTTAGAGGCCTTGTTAGGAGGAGATACTGGAAGGGATTTCTACCCTGGATCCACTGCTATTGCTTCATGCGGGCAAATGAAACAGAAGACTACATAATTTCG GTGGCAGAGTCTGCCCTGGGAGCCAGAATTCAAAACCCTGTATTTTACAGGGTTAGGGATGTTGCTCCAAATAAG GCTATGTTTTGTTTAAGCTTCAGATTACCGGAAGAAACATGCATTGATAATAAGG GTATGTGGCAGTAG
- the LOC132640719 gene encoding uncharacterized protein LOC132640719 isoform X1, translated as MDDSDDDMDEVNEMMPPPSKTQKRKTGTKGPMNLYYPQKPKEGAGDSLSNERSRKLLRDRVVGAFARWVYDAGLPFNCVNAKSFKKVIDYIGEYGPNMKPPTYHEVRVTCLKKEVEKVDEIVEEHKVQWSKFGCSIMMDKWTARNGKMVINVLVNSPKGSLFLGSYDASHSSTDSTKMYNLFERTIESIGKDNVVQVVTDNASENVKAGQTMHGTFPHIYWTPCAAHCINLIFGDIFKINPYASVFSKATKMYAYISQRPLLLNLMRKFTNERNLVRPGKTRFATAFLTLHSFYMQKKNLRSLVTSNEWKQSKHAKEIAGKEVARNIISPSFWNDVCKALKVGGPLIIVLRLVDGEKKLPMGYLYEAMDLCKESIAKAFGGDERRYEKVFKIIDKRWSDQLHRPLHAAGHILNPGLYYKNAAAETLDGEVWDDYISCLEKLVPDPNLRDKMSVELGKYRQADGTFGKESAIRARDRLSLDHILKQILPPGLEVPSSFETIGHIAHLNITDELLPYKDVIAKVIYDKNYPRIQTVVNKVGAITNEFRVPKFEILAGKDDMVTEVKQFGATFKLDYSLVYWNSRLEHEHLRLVSKFQSGETVFDMFAGIGPFAIPAAQNGCAVYANDLNPDSIRYLKINAEINKKLRLIALRNSVAKHIGRNYLKTMRSKKYLTERHATLQDSGTHL; from the exons AtggatgatagtgatgatgatatggATGAAGTTAATGAAATGATGCCTCCTCCCTCCAAAACTCAAAAAAGAAAGACCGGGACGAAAGGTCCTATGAATCTTTATTATCCACAGAAGCCAAAGGAAGGGGCAGGTGATAGTTTGAGTAATGAAAGATCCCGGAAGCTTTTAAGGGATCGTGTTGTAGGTGCTTTTGCAAGATGGGTCTACGATGCAGGGCTCCCTTTTAATTGTGTCAATGCCAAAAGTTTTAAAAAAGTCATTGACTACATAGGAGAATATGGCCCTAATATGAAGCCTCCAACCTATCACGAAGTTAGAGTTACTTGTCTAAAAAAAGAGGTGGAGAAGGTTGACGAGATTGTGGAGGAACACAAAGTGCAATGGAGCAAGTTTGGATGTTCCATTATGATGGATAAATGGACAGCCCGGAATGGAAAAATGGTCATCAATGTTTTGGTAAACTCTCCAAAAGGTAGTTTGTTTCTTGGATCATATGATGCCAGCCACTCTTCTACAGATTCCACTAAAATGTACAACTTGTTTGAGAGGACTATTGAGTCAATTGGAAAGGATAATGTTGTACAAGTGGTTACCGATAATGCTAGTGAGAATGTAAAAGCAGGTCAAACGATGCATGGCACATTCCCACATATTTATTGGACTCCATGTGCTGCCCATTGTATCAATTTGATATTTGGTGACATTTTCAAGATCAACCCGTATGCTTCAG TTTTTAGCAAGGCTACTAAGATGTATGCTTACATCAGTCAAAGGCCATTGCTATTAAACTTGATGAGGAAGTTTACAAATGAAAGAAATTTGGTGAGACCGGGCAAGACTAGATTTGCAACAGCTTTCTTGACTTTGCATAGTTTTTACATGCAAAAGAAAAACTTAAGAAGCCTAGTCACTTCAAATGAATGGAAACAAAGCAAACATGCAAAGGAAATTGCAGGGAAAGAGGTTGCGAGGAACATTATTTCTCCATCATTTTGGAATGATGTTTGTAAGGCACTTAAAGTTGGTGGTCCTTTGATTATCGTACTTCGTTTGGTGGATGGGGAGAAAAAACTACCAATGGGCTATCTTTATGAAGCTATGGATCTTTGCAAAGAATCTATTGCAAAGGCATTTGGGGGTGATGAGAGGAGGTATGAAAAAGTTTTTAAGATCATTGATAAAAGATGGTCGGATCAACTTCATCGACCTTTGCATGCAGCAGGACATATTCTGAACCCGGGGTTGTATTATAAGAATGCAGCTGCTGAAACTTTAGATGGAGAAGTGTGGGATGACTACATTTCATGTCTTGAGAAATTGGTCCCTGATCCCAATTTGAGAGATAAAATGTCGGTTGAGCTTGGTAAGTATAGACAAGCAGATGGGACATTTGGTAAGGAATCTGCCATTAGAGCTAGAGACCGTTTGTCACTAG ACCATATATTAAAGCAGATTCTGCCCCCTGGCCTTGAAGTACCATCATCATTTGAGACAAT AGGTCACATTGCTCATTTGAATATAACTGATGAGCTTCTTCCTTACAAGGATGTGATTGCCAAAGTTATTTATGAT AAAAACTACCCCAGGATCCAGACAGTCGTAAATAAAGTTGGAGCCATTACCAATGAGTTTCGTGTGCCAAAATTTGAGATACTGGCTGGGAAAGATGATATGGTCACAGAAGTGAAGCAATTCGGAGCAACATTCAAGCTTGATTATAGCTTGGTGTATTGGAATTCTAGATTGGAACATGAGCATTTAAGGCTGGTCTCAAAGTTCCAGTCAGGGGAGACCGTATTTGATATGTTTGCTGGCATTGGTCCTTTTGCTATTCCCGCAGCACAGAATGGATGTGCGGTGTATGCAAATGATTTGAACCCAGATAGCATTCGTTATCTCAAAATTAATGCTGAAATCAACAAG AAGTTGAGATTGATTGCTCTGAGAAATTCAGTGGCCAAGCACATAGGGAGAAACTATCTGAAGACT ATGAGGTCAAAGAAGTACCTGACAGAACGTCATGCAACATTGCAGGACTCGGGGACTCATCTGTGA
- the LOC132640719 gene encoding uncharacterized protein LOC132640719 isoform X2 has product MDDSDDDMDEVNEMMPPPSKTQKRKTGTKGPMNLYYPQKPKEGAGDSLSNERSRKLLRDRVVGAFARWVYDAGLPFNCVNAKSFKKVIDYIGEYGPNMKPPTYHEVRVTCLKKEVEKVDEIVEEHKVQWSKFGCSIMMDKWTARNGKMVINVLVNSPKGSLFLGSYDASHSSTDSTKMYNLFERTIESIGKDNVVQVVTDNASENVKAGQTMHGTFPHIYWTPCAAHCINLIFGDIFKINPYASVFSKATKMYAYISQRPLLLNLMRKFTNERNLVRPGKTRFATAFLTLHSFYMQKKNLRSLVTSNEWKQSKHAKEIAGKEVARNIISPSFWNDVCKALKVGGPLIIVLRLVDGEKKLPMGYLYEAMDLCKESIAKAFGGDERRYEKVFKIIDKRWSDQLHRPLHAAGHILNPGLYYKNAAAETLDGEVWDDYISCLEKLVPDPNLRDKMSVELGKYRQADGTFGKESAIRARDRLSLDHILKQILPPGLEVPSSFETIVTLLI; this is encoded by the exons AtggatgatagtgatgatgatatggATGAAGTTAATGAAATGATGCCTCCTCCCTCCAAAACTCAAAAAAGAAAGACCGGGACGAAAGGTCCTATGAATCTTTATTATCCACAGAAGCCAAAGGAAGGGGCAGGTGATAGTTTGAGTAATGAAAGATCCCGGAAGCTTTTAAGGGATCGTGTTGTAGGTGCTTTTGCAAGATGGGTCTACGATGCAGGGCTCCCTTTTAATTGTGTCAATGCCAAAAGTTTTAAAAAAGTCATTGACTACATAGGAGAATATGGCCCTAATATGAAGCCTCCAACCTATCACGAAGTTAGAGTTACTTGTCTAAAAAAAGAGGTGGAGAAGGTTGACGAGATTGTGGAGGAACACAAAGTGCAATGGAGCAAGTTTGGATGTTCCATTATGATGGATAAATGGACAGCCCGGAATGGAAAAATGGTCATCAATGTTTTGGTAAACTCTCCAAAAGGTAGTTTGTTTCTTGGATCATATGATGCCAGCCACTCTTCTACAGATTCCACTAAAATGTACAACTTGTTTGAGAGGACTATTGAGTCAATTGGAAAGGATAATGTTGTACAAGTGGTTACCGATAATGCTAGTGAGAATGTAAAAGCAGGTCAAACGATGCATGGCACATTCCCACATATTTATTGGACTCCATGTGCTGCCCATTGTATCAATTTGATATTTGGTGACATTTTCAAGATCAACCCGTATGCTTCAG TTTTTAGCAAGGCTACTAAGATGTATGCTTACATCAGTCAAAGGCCATTGCTATTAAACTTGATGAGGAAGTTTACAAATGAAAGAAATTTGGTGAGACCGGGCAAGACTAGATTTGCAACAGCTTTCTTGACTTTGCATAGTTTTTACATGCAAAAGAAAAACTTAAGAAGCCTAGTCACTTCAAATGAATGGAAACAAAGCAAACATGCAAAGGAAATTGCAGGGAAAGAGGTTGCGAGGAACATTATTTCTCCATCATTTTGGAATGATGTTTGTAAGGCACTTAAAGTTGGTGGTCCTTTGATTATCGTACTTCGTTTGGTGGATGGGGAGAAAAAACTACCAATGGGCTATCTTTATGAAGCTATGGATCTTTGCAAAGAATCTATTGCAAAGGCATTTGGGGGTGATGAGAGGAGGTATGAAAAAGTTTTTAAGATCATTGATAAAAGATGGTCGGATCAACTTCATCGACCTTTGCATGCAGCAGGACATATTCTGAACCCGGGGTTGTATTATAAGAATGCAGCTGCTGAAACTTTAGATGGAGAAGTGTGGGATGACTACATTTCATGTCTTGAGAAATTGGTCCCTGATCCCAATTTGAGAGATAAAATGTCGGTTGAGCTTGGTAAGTATAGACAAGCAGATGGGACATTTGGTAAGGAATCTGCCATTAGAGCTAGAGACCGTTTGTCACTAG ACCATATATTAAAGCAGATTCTGCCCCCTGGCCTTGAAGTACCATCATCATTTGAGACAATA GTCACATTGCTCATTTGA
- the LOC132640721 gene encoding glucan endo-1,3-beta-glucosidase 8-like isoform X1, which translates to MMSGACCRLFLILGIVAFITMARRCLSVGVNWGTMASHQLPPESVVKMLKENGFEKVKLFEADDKILSALIGSDIEVMLAIPNYMLQDMSTDPGLAASWIDANVSTYAYTRGVKIRYVAVGNEPFLQTYNGTYLHCTLPALRNVQEAINHAGLGPKVKAIVPLNADIYYSPYSNPVPSAGDFRPEIRDLAIQIVQYLHSNDAPFVVNIYPFLSLYENNYFPLEYAFFNASNKPINDGNYLYTNVFDANFDTLAWSLKKAGFPDMKIIVGEVGWPTDGNKNANTENAKRFNQGLIQHALSGEGTPARKGKIDVYLFSLIDENTKSIAPGSFERHWGIFEFDGKPKYELDLSGLKKHKSLAAVEGVSYMHKRWCMLKPRHALNDLGKSIDYACSLSDCTALGYGSSCNHLSAQGNASYAFNMYYQFKSQNSLDCDFQGLAMVTHKDPSDDKCHFPVMIDDRPRVMLLHKNLVYIILAILQGFLVVLLLVS; encoded by the exons atgatgaGTGGTGCATGTTGTAGGCTTTTCTTGATTCTGGGAATCGTAGCATTTATAACAATGGCGAGGAGATGTTTGAGCGTGGGAGTGAACTGGGGTACTATGGCATCTCACCAGTTGCCACCAGAGAGTGTGGTGAAGATGCTTAAAGAAAATGGCTTTGAGAAAGTAAAACTGTTTGAAGCAGATGACAAGATATTGAGTGCTTTGATAGGTAGTGATATTGAAGTGATGCTTGCAATTCCTAACTACATGTTGCAAGATATGAGCACTGACCCTGGCCTGGCAGCTTCTTGGATTGATGCCAATGTCTCTACTTATGCTTACACTCGTGGAGTCAAAATCAG GTATGTGGCAGTAGGAAATGAACCGTTTCTTCAAACATACAACGGCACATATCTGCATTGCACTTTGCCAGCTCTAAGAAATGTTCAAGAAGCTATCAACCATGCTGGACTAGGCCCAAAGGTGAAAGCAATCGTCCCCTTAAATGCTGACATCTACTACTCCCCCTACTCGAACCCCGTCCCCTCAGCTGGCGATTTCAGGCCAGAAATACGCGATTTAGCCATTCAAATTGTCCAATATCTGCACTCAAATGATGCACCCTTTGTGGTTAACATCTATCCTTTCCTCAGTCTCTATGAAAACAATTATTTCCCATTAGAGTATGCCTTCTTTAATGCATCAAACAAGCCTATAAATGATGGCAATTATCTTTATACTAACGTGTTTGATGCCAATTTCGATACACTTGCTTGGTCTTTGAAGAAAGCTGGCTTTCCTGACATGAAAATCATAGTTGGAGAAGTCGGGTGGCCAACAGATGGCAATAAAAATGCAAATACTGAAAATGCCAAGAGATTTAACCAAGGATTGATTCAACATGCTCTAAGTGGAGAAGGAACCCCTGCAAGGAAGGGCAAAATAGATGTTTACTTGTTCAGTCTGATTGATGAGAATACTAAAAGCATTGCTCCTGGTAGCTTTGAGAGGCATTGGGGAATATTTGAGTTTGATGGGAAGCCAAAGTATGAGCTAGATTTATCTGGCCTGAAGAAGCATAAAAGCCTAGCTGCGGTAGAAGGTGTGAGTTATATGCATAAAAGGTGGTGTATGCTAAAGCCGCGGCATGCACTAAATGACTTGGGAAAGAGTATTGATTATGCTTGCAGTCTTTCTGATTGCACTGCTTTGGGGTATGGTTCTTCCTGTAATCATCTGAGTGCACAAGGGAATGCTTCCTATGCTTTTAATATGTATTACCAATTCAAAAGCCAAAACAGTTTGGACTGTGATTTCCAAGGCTTGGCTATGGTAACTCATAAGGATCCATCTGATGACAAGTGCCACTTTCCAGTGATGATTGATGACCGTCCTAGAGTAATGCTGTTGCACAAGAATTTAGTGTATATTATACTGGCTATTCTCCAAGGATTTCTAGTAGTTTTGCTGCTTGTTTCTTAG
- the LOC132640721 gene encoding glucan endo-1,3-beta-glucosidase 8-like isoform X2: protein MARRCLSVGVNWGTMASHQLPPESVVKMLKENGFEKVKLFEADDKILSALIGSDIEVMLAIPNYMLQDMSTDPGLAASWIDANVSTYAYTRGVKIRYVAVGNEPFLQTYNGTYLHCTLPALRNVQEAINHAGLGPKVKAIVPLNADIYYSPYSNPVPSAGDFRPEIRDLAIQIVQYLHSNDAPFVVNIYPFLSLYENNYFPLEYAFFNASNKPINDGNYLYTNVFDANFDTLAWSLKKAGFPDMKIIVGEVGWPTDGNKNANTENAKRFNQGLIQHALSGEGTPARKGKIDVYLFSLIDENTKSIAPGSFERHWGIFEFDGKPKYELDLSGLKKHKSLAAVEGVSYMHKRWCMLKPRHALNDLGKSIDYACSLSDCTALGYGSSCNHLSAQGNASYAFNMYYQFKSQNSLDCDFQGLAMVTHKDPSDDKCHFPVMIDDRPRVMLLHKNLVYIILAILQGFLVVLLLVS, encoded by the exons ATGGCGAGGAGATGTTTGAGCGTGGGAGTGAACTGGGGTACTATGGCATCTCACCAGTTGCCACCAGAGAGTGTGGTGAAGATGCTTAAAGAAAATGGCTTTGAGAAAGTAAAACTGTTTGAAGCAGATGACAAGATATTGAGTGCTTTGATAGGTAGTGATATTGAAGTGATGCTTGCAATTCCTAACTACATGTTGCAAGATATGAGCACTGACCCTGGCCTGGCAGCTTCTTGGATTGATGCCAATGTCTCTACTTATGCTTACACTCGTGGAGTCAAAATCAG GTATGTGGCAGTAGGAAATGAACCGTTTCTTCAAACATACAACGGCACATATCTGCATTGCACTTTGCCAGCTCTAAGAAATGTTCAAGAAGCTATCAACCATGCTGGACTAGGCCCAAAGGTGAAAGCAATCGTCCCCTTAAATGCTGACATCTACTACTCCCCCTACTCGAACCCCGTCCCCTCAGCTGGCGATTTCAGGCCAGAAATACGCGATTTAGCCATTCAAATTGTCCAATATCTGCACTCAAATGATGCACCCTTTGTGGTTAACATCTATCCTTTCCTCAGTCTCTATGAAAACAATTATTTCCCATTAGAGTATGCCTTCTTTAATGCATCAAACAAGCCTATAAATGATGGCAATTATCTTTATACTAACGTGTTTGATGCCAATTTCGATACACTTGCTTGGTCTTTGAAGAAAGCTGGCTTTCCTGACATGAAAATCATAGTTGGAGAAGTCGGGTGGCCAACAGATGGCAATAAAAATGCAAATACTGAAAATGCCAAGAGATTTAACCAAGGATTGATTCAACATGCTCTAAGTGGAGAAGGAACCCCTGCAAGGAAGGGCAAAATAGATGTTTACTTGTTCAGTCTGATTGATGAGAATACTAAAAGCATTGCTCCTGGTAGCTTTGAGAGGCATTGGGGAATATTTGAGTTTGATGGGAAGCCAAAGTATGAGCTAGATTTATCTGGCCTGAAGAAGCATAAAAGCCTAGCTGCGGTAGAAGGTGTGAGTTATATGCATAAAAGGTGGTGTATGCTAAAGCCGCGGCATGCACTAAATGACTTGGGAAAGAGTATTGATTATGCTTGCAGTCTTTCTGATTGCACTGCTTTGGGGTATGGTTCTTCCTGTAATCATCTGAGTGCACAAGGGAATGCTTCCTATGCTTTTAATATGTATTACCAATTCAAAAGCCAAAACAGTTTGGACTGTGATTTCCAAGGCTTGGCTATGGTAACTCATAAGGATCCATCTGATGACAAGTGCCACTTTCCAGTGATGATTGATGACCGTCCTAGAGTAATGCTGTTGCACAAGAATTTAGTGTATATTATACTGGCTATTCTCCAAGGATTTCTAGTAGTTTTGCTGCTTGTTTCTTAG